Within Desmodus rotundus isolate HL8 chromosome 6, HLdesRot8A.1, whole genome shotgun sequence, the genomic segment GGCAGTCCAGATTGTGTCAGAGCCCTTTCTCTTGGTCACCTAAGCCCAAAACTCTTATGCCAGCTCCTCCTTGCTCGGAGGCAAGGAGTAGAGCCACCAACTTGCTGAATTAGCTTAATCTAAGTTGGTTACCTCCCTGGGCTTCCGCAAAATGGAGTTGTTAAGAGGACATGCTGAGGTTGAGCTGGCTGGTTCCCAGAACACGGCTTAGAGCCCGCTTTGCTTCTTTTAAAGTGTTTCTTGCCCTGTCTTTTCTGCTTAGGCTGCTCCTGTCTTTTTCTTTGGCACCttttctccctcagcctcagctCGGCTGCCTGGACCTCGGAGGCTGGCCGGGGGTGTGGGtggagccacacacacacaaaaaacccagcTGCTGGTTTCTGCCTTCTGATTGGCTCCCTGTGAATCAGGGGCGTGGCCCTCACTTTAAATGGGAAGCTCTGTAGCCTCTTCCAGTCTTTGCGGAGCCTTTGTCTGAACGTGCTcagcccttctttttctttcctcttctgcagTCGTTGCCGGTGTCCAGCTGCCAACTTTCTGCCTGGATCGCtgtctcctcatttctttggTCTCCTCGTACAGAAGGTCTTGGAATATGTAACAGTCATGCCTGTGGACAAGCTGTCTGCTGGAGCTCGGGACACCACTGCCCTACCTTTCCGCCTGCGGACTAAGGTCCCCGGCTACCTGCTGCGGAGGCCAGCGGATGGTGGAGCCCGGAAACCTAGTGCTGTGGAGCGCCTGGAGGCCGACAAGGCCAAGTACGTCAAGAGCCTGCAGGTGGCCACCACCCGCCAGGAACCTGTGCAGCCCCTGCTGTCCAAACAGCCGCTCTTCAGCCCTGGGACTCGCCGCACTGTGCTCACTTCTAGCCGCCGAGGCTTGCCTGGCCCTGGCCGCCGGCCCCAACTGGACCTAGACATCCTTAGCAACCTCATCGACTTGTGTGATAGCCCCGTGTCCCCTGCCGAGGCTAGCCTTACCCCCGGACGGGCAGAGGGAGCCCACCAGGACCCTCCAGCTACACCTCCACGCCCGCCGCCCAGTACGACTGCAGTCCGCCGAGTAGATGTCCGTCCCCTGCCGACCtc encodes:
- the FAM110A gene encoding protein FAM110A translates to MPVDKLSAGARDTTALPFRLRTKVPGYLLRRPADGGARKPSAVERLEADKAKYVKSLQVATTRQEPVQPLLSKQPLFSPGTRRTVLTSSRRGLPGPGRRPQLDLDILSNLIDLCDSPVSPAEASLTPGRAEGAHQDPPATPPRPPPSTTAVRRVDVRPLPTSPAQPCPSPGTAASSPSRPPGLQRSKSDLSECFSRAAADLERFFNFCGLDPEEARGLGVAHLARASSDIVSVAGPSAGPGSSEGGCSHRSSATVEERAVERVPYGVSVVERNARVIKWLYGLRQARETPAAEG